A genomic window from Dehalococcoidia bacterium includes:
- the trxB gene encoding thioredoxin-disulfide reductase, with product MGGDYDVVILGGGVSGLSAGLYTVRAKLKTILLEKEVIGGQIINTDIIENYPGFPDGIRGVDLVMACEGQASKFGLEVTYDEAVKLDVKTWPFTLRTAQDDTYRAKAVIVATGGAHKKLGVPGEEEFEAKGVSYCATCDGNFFTGQDVAVIGGGDSALDEGLYLTQMCNSVTVIHRRDQLRASKILQERAHENPKVKFIWNSAVEEIKGDGQVNKLLVKNLKTNQKAEMPMGGIFIYIGFYPQTQFLQGVVPLDASGHVKVDLNMHTEVPGVFAAGDCRWHSVRQLASSVGDGVTAAIRAFEFVMEKTHAAKAGAH from the coding sequence ATGGGTGGCGATTATGATGTCGTAATTCTTGGCGGTGGTGTCTCCGGTCTCAGCGCCGGTCTGTACACTGTGCGCGCCAAGCTGAAGACCATCCTTCTGGAGAAGGAGGTCATCGGCGGGCAGATCATCAACACGGATATCATTGAGAACTATCCAGGCTTCCCGGACGGCATCCGTGGGGTTGACCTGGTGATGGCCTGCGAGGGTCAGGCCAGCAAGTTCGGGCTGGAGGTCACCTACGACGAGGCGGTCAAGCTCGACGTCAAGACGTGGCCCTTCACCCTGCGGACCGCTCAGGATGATACCTACCGCGCCAAGGCCGTCATCGTGGCGACGGGCGGCGCCCACAAGAAGCTGGGCGTGCCCGGCGAGGAGGAGTTCGAGGCCAAGGGCGTCTCCTACTGCGCCACCTGCGACGGCAACTTCTTCACCGGTCAGGACGTGGCCGTTATCGGCGGCGGCGACTCCGCTCTGGACGAAGGCTTGTACCTGACCCAGATGTGCAACTCGGTCACCGTCATCCACCGCCGGGACCAGCTCCGCGCCAGCAAAATCCTGCAGGAGCGGGCCCATGAAAACCCCAAGGTGAAGTTCATCTGGAACTCGGCTGTGGAGGAGATCAAGGGCGACGGCCAGGTCAACAAGCTGCTGGTCAAGAACCTGAAGACCAACCAGAAGGCCGAGATGCCCATGGGCGGCATCTTCATCTACATTGGGTTCTATCCGCAGACGCAGTTCCTCCAGGGCGTGGTGCCGCTGGACGCGTCCGGCCATGTAAAGGTGGACCTGAACATGCACACGGAGGTGCCGGGCGTGTTCGCCGCGGGCGACTGCCGGTGGCACTCCGTGCGCCAGCTTGCCTCCTCTGTTGGGGATGGCGTGACCGCCGCTATCCGGGCGTTTGAGTTCGTGATGGAGAAGACGCACGCCGCGAAGGCCGGAGCGCACTAA
- a CDS encoding acetyl-CoA hydrolase/transferase C-terminal domain-containing protein, with the protein MDWREEYKRKLVPADEALKAVKNGDFVSFTTGRESQSLGYALAGRATELKGVRIHIQTPGLDFGWYDRDPIWEQAFEIKVGYVFPKGVVREWIDERRGDYVPGQIIPFEERKDLRQMDVLLAEVSPPDEHGFCSFGASVWNKKEQIRAAKTVIAEVNHNLIRTYGDNFVHVSEIDYFVEYERTAGWGIKPPAPPAESKPIADLVATLVKDGDCVQVGAGSLSESLPSSGVFNNRADLGMHTEMTARGMVKLVREGVINGKRKQINAGKAVATAVGGSREDMAYINMNPQFEVYTAAYVVNPKIICLNDNMLSVNNGLMVDLTGQITAEAIGPRMFSGSGGQPAFAWGANMSRGGRYVEVLPATASGGTISRIVPLLPPGTVVTVPRFLADIVVTEYGMAHLKGKTTHERADALIAIAHPDFRDKLRKEAQRILDM; encoded by the coding sequence ATGGACTGGCGAGAAGAGTACAAGCGCAAGCTGGTGCCCGCGGACGAAGCCCTCAAGGCCGTCAAGAACGGAGACTTCGTCTCGTTCACCACGGGCAGGGAGTCCCAGTCGCTGGGCTACGCCCTGGCGGGCCGAGCCACGGAGCTTAAGGGCGTCCGCATCCATATTCAGACGCCGGGCCTGGACTTCGGCTGGTACGACCGCGACCCCATCTGGGAGCAGGCCTTCGAAATCAAGGTCGGGTACGTCTTCCCCAAGGGCGTCGTCCGGGAATGGATTGACGAACGCCGCGGCGACTACGTGCCCGGCCAGATCATCCCCTTCGAGGAGCGCAAAGACCTGCGTCAGATGGACGTGCTGCTCGCGGAGGTCTCCCCGCCGGACGAGCACGGCTTCTGCTCCTTTGGCGCCAGCGTGTGGAACAAGAAGGAGCAGATACGGGCCGCCAAGACCGTGATCGCGGAGGTCAATCACAACCTCATCCGCACCTACGGCGACAACTTCGTCCACGTGTCGGAGATAGACTACTTCGTGGAGTACGAGCGGACGGCGGGCTGGGGCATCAAGCCGCCCGCGCCGCCGGCGGAGTCCAAGCCCATCGCCGACCTGGTCGCCACGCTGGTGAAGGACGGCGACTGCGTGCAGGTGGGCGCGGGCTCCCTCAGCGAGTCCCTGCCGTCGTCAGGCGTGTTCAACAACCGGGCGGACCTGGGGATGCACACGGAGATGACGGCGCGGGGAATGGTCAAGCTGGTGCGGGAGGGCGTCATCAACGGCAAACGCAAGCAGATTAACGCGGGCAAAGCCGTGGCTACCGCCGTGGGAGGCTCCCGCGAGGACATGGCCTACATCAACATGAACCCTCAGTTTGAGGTGTACACCGCCGCCTACGTGGTGAACCCCAAAATCATCTGTCTGAACGACAACATGCTCTCCGTCAACAACGGCCTCATGGTGGACCTGACCGGCCAGATCACCGCCGAGGCCATCGGCCCGCGAATGTTCAGCGGCTCCGGCGGCCAGCCGGCCTTCGCCTGGGGGGCCAACATGTCACGCGGCGGCAGGTACGTCGAGGTGCTGCCCGCCACGGCGTCCGGCGGCACGATTTCGCGCATTGTGCCCCTGCTGCCGCCGGGCACGGTGGTGACCGTCCCGCGCTTTCTGGCGGACATCGTTGTCACCGAGTACGGCATGGCACACCTCAAGGGCAAGACCACCCACGAGCGTGCGGACGCGCTCATCGCCATTGCGCACCCGGACTTCCGCGACAAGCTGCGGAAAGAGGCCCAGCGCATCCTGGATATGTAG